A window of the Deltaproteobacteria bacterium genome harbors these coding sequences:
- a CDS encoding AMP nucleosidase, translated as MLDKLSIAKNWLPRYTGMPLDEFGDYVLLTNFHNYMTKFADEFNCNIYGEDRPMQAATNASGLTMINFGIGSSNTATIMDLLSARHPRAVLFLGKCGGLKASTEIGHFVLPNAAIRGDGTSDDYYPPTVPAMPSFKMHKFISEKIVEHGHDYRTGVVYTTNRRVWEHDERFRERLKQLTCLAIDMETATFFIVGHYNEIARGALLLVSDVPLSPEGVKTEEMDEEVTRKWADLHLHIGIESMMEIGEKGEQIKHFRY; from the coding sequence ATGTTAGACAAATTGTCCATTGCGAAAAACTGGCTGCCACGGTATACGGGCATGCCCCTTGATGAGTTCGGTGATTATGTGCTGCTCACCAACTTTCATAATTATATGACCAAATTTGCCGATGAATTCAACTGTAATATTTACGGTGAAGACAGACCCATGCAAGCAGCCACCAATGCGTCAGGTCTGACGATGATTAACTTCGGTATCGGGTCATCTAATACGGCAACCATTATGGACCTTTTGAGCGCCAGGCACCCCAGGGCAGTTTTATTTCTAGGCAAGTGCGGCGGTCTCAAAGCATCTACGGAGATCGGCCATTTTGTTCTTCCCAATGCCGCCATAAGGGGCGATGGAACGAGCGACGATTACTACCCCCCTACAGTCCCGGCAATGCCTTCCTTTAAGATGCATAAATTCATATCCGAAAAGATAGTCGAACATGGTCATGATTACCGGACAGGCGTTGTCTATACGACAAACAGGCGTGTTTGGGAGCATGACGAGCGTTTCAGGGAGAGGCTTAAACAGCTCACCTGCCTGGCTATCGATATGGAGACGGCCACTTTCTTCATTGTAGGCCATTATAACGAAATAGCTCGTGGCGCTCTGCTCCTCGTTTCCGATGTTCCCCTGTCGCCGGAGGGTGTAAAGACAGAGGAAATGGATGAAGAAGTGACAAGAAAATGGGCCGATCTGCATCTCCACATCGGTATCGAATCGATGATGGAGATCGGAGAAAAAGGAGAGCAGATTAAGCATTTCAGGTATTAG
- a CDS encoding ATP-binding protein, producing MKRIEAVISSGMCSAGFPKPIGNLGKTSCKSCQKGANSADPKSYFECELASKNNIHVFPMETIDGFYGYLILEVEDKKKYEFYEPFFKNIANSTAIIIEKMRQKTELEKVYKELQIHRDQLEERVKERTCKIEETTEALRKSEEDLRTITDNLPAFIAYIDSDLRYRFNNKSYEKWFGKSPEELYEMHAREILGEATYKQQKPKFDTVLSGKIISFESPARFNDGSEHYLSGSYIPDISEQGKVKGFFVLINDITEQKQAEEEIKQKRKLATIGEMSAYVAHEIKSPLNNLCLSYDLLKNSESIKGKDREALLFMGNGLEKLVSVSTDLLEYSKRKELKKEEFNYLSVMNSLLTELDKKMASAGIKVVRKFPEKCSPLKADHVKVHQIIINTLNNAIQSMPDGGTLSLSTKETEGSLIITISDTGVGIKKKDLDNIFVPFFTTKREGTGLGMTILKDFVDLHNGKVIVESKVGKGTAVTITLPLQ from the coding sequence ATGAAAAGAATCGAAGCTGTCATTTCAAGCGGAATGTGCAGTGCCGGATTTCCTAAACCGATAGGTAATTTGGGTAAGACAAGCTGTAAGAGTTGTCAAAAAGGCGCAAATAGCGCCGATCCAAAAAGTTACTTTGAATGTGAACTGGCAAGCAAAAACAACATTCATGTTTTCCCAATGGAAACAATAGACGGCTTTTATGGATATCTGATTTTGGAGGTGGAAGATAAAAAGAAGTACGAATTTTATGAACCTTTTTTTAAAAATATTGCAAATTCTACTGCCATTATAATCGAAAAAATGCGGCAGAAGACAGAACTGGAAAAGGTCTATAAAGAGCTGCAAATACACCGTGATCAGCTTGAAGAACGGGTAAAAGAACGAACATGCAAAATTGAAGAAACGACTGAAGCCTTAAGAAAAAGTGAAGAGGACCTTCGCACCATCACTGATAACCTGCCGGCATTTATTGCTTATATCGATTCAGACCTGCGTTACCGTTTCAATAACAAGAGCTATGAGAAGTGGTTTGGCAAATCACCGGAAGAACTTTACGAAATGCATGCCAGGGAAATACTCGGAGAAGCAACTTACAAACAACAGAAACCTAAATTCGACACCGTATTATCGGGAAAAATTATCAGCTTTGAAAGTCCCGCCCGCTTCAATGACGGCAGTGAACATTATCTGAGTGGCAGCTATATTCCGGATATATCAGAGCAAGGAAAGGTTAAGGGATTTTTTGTTCTTATTAATGATATTACGGAGCAAAAGCAGGCGGAAGAGGAAATAAAACAGAAGAGAAAATTAGCAACAATTGGTGAGATGTCCGCATATGTAGCGCACGAGATCAAAAGTCCGCTGAATAATCTGTGCCTCAGTTACGATCTGCTTAAAAATTCTGAGTCCATAAAAGGAAAAGACAGGGAAGCGCTCCTCTTTATGGGTAATGGGCTGGAAAAACTTGTTTCAGTTTCAACAGACCTTCTCGAGTATAGCAAAAGAAAAGAGTTGAAAAAGGAGGAATTTAATTATTTAAGTGTTATGAACAGCCTTCTCACTGAACTCGATAAAAAGATGGCCTCTGCCGGCATTAAAGTTGTCAGAAAATTTCCGGAAAAATGCAGCCCTTTAAAAGCCGACCACGTAAAAGTACATCAGATCATTATTAACACATTAAACAATGCCATCCAGTCCATGCCCGATGGGGGGACCCTTAGCTTATCAACTAAAGAAACAGAAGGAAGCCTGATCATAACTATTTCCGATACAGGGGTGGGCATTAAAAAAAAAGACCTGGACAACATCTTTGTCCCCTTCTTTACTACGAAAAGGGAAGGAACAGGCCTTGGCATGACCATTTTGAAAGATTTTGTAGACCTTCATAATGGCAAGGTGATTGTTGAAAGTAAGGTAGGTAAGGGAACAGCGGTAACCATCACCCTTCCACTTCAGTAA
- a CDS encoding sodium:alanine symporter family protein — MKEILDTIDGFLWGPVTIIMLLGTGVFMTILVSAIQIRKFPYAWRLISGKYDNPDDAGEITHFQALSAALSATIGTGNIAGVGIAIAVGGPGALFWMWITAFFGMALKYGECLLSLKYRVIHEDGSISAGPMYYLEKGLGHKWLGFLFALFASIASFGIGNMAQANSVAEPVQALFGIPKIITGLVIGFLVFAVIIGGIKRIGQVAAKLVPFMAAFYILGALIIIITNIGAVPAAFATIFHDAFNGAAAAGGFTGAVIAQTIQMGVARGLFSNEAGLGSAPIAHGAAQTKEPVREGLVAMLGPFIDTIVICTMTGLIIVLSGAYTSGLTGAELTTRAFNIGLPIKGGNIVAIGLIIFAFSTAISWSYYGDRSVEYLFGPKVIMPYRIIYCMLLPVGATIELSTVWTISDIFNALMAWPNLIGLILLSGVILRTTKEYFADPKRVKPVR, encoded by the coding sequence ATGAAAGAAATACTTGATACCATAGACGGTTTCCTCTGGGGCCCTGTCACCATCATCATGCTTCTCGGAACAGGCGTTTTCATGACCATACTGGTAAGCGCCATCCAGATAAGGAAGTTTCCCTACGCCTGGCGCCTTATTTCAGGTAAGTATGACAATCCCGATGATGCCGGTGAGATTACGCACTTTCAGGCACTAAGTGCTGCACTGTCGGCTACTATCGGGACAGGAAATATTGCCGGTGTGGGTATAGCAATTGCTGTCGGCGGGCCCGGAGCACTCTTCTGGATGTGGATAACAGCCTTTTTCGGTATGGCCCTTAAATACGGTGAGTGCCTTCTTTCCCTAAAATATAGGGTTATTCATGAAGACGGCTCAATCAGTGCCGGCCCCATGTACTACCTTGAAAAAGGCTTGGGTCATAAATGGCTGGGGTTCCTCTTTGCGCTTTTTGCATCCATCGCTTCGTTTGGCATCGGCAATATGGCTCAGGCTAACTCAGTAGCCGAACCAGTACAAGCTCTCTTTGGCATCCCCAAAATTATCACAGGACTTGTTATCGGTTTTCTCGTTTTTGCCGTCATTATCGGAGGTATCAAGCGGATTGGCCAAGTGGCTGCCAAGTTAGTACCCTTTATGGCGGCCTTTTACATACTGGGAGCCTTGATAATTATCATTACAAATATTGGAGCAGTACCCGCTGCATTTGCCACTATTTTTCATGATGCTTTTAATGGAGCGGCAGCCGCAGGTGGCTTCACAGGTGCTGTTATTGCTCAAACAATTCAAATGGGTGTAGCAAGGGGACTGTTCTCTAATGAGGCAGGTCTTGGTAGCGCTCCCATTGCCCACGGTGCTGCCCAGACAAAGGAGCCTGTCCGTGAAGGGCTTGTTGCCATGCTGGGCCCCTTTATCGACACAATTGTAATTTGTACTATGACAGGATTAATCATTGTTCTCTCCGGTGCTTACACATCAGGCTTGACAGGCGCTGAGTTAACAACTAGGGCCTTTAATATAGGCCTTCCTATTAAAGGTGGTAATATCGTAGCTATCGGTCTTATTATCTTCGCTTTTTCAACTGCTATCAGCTGGTCCTATTATGGCGACAGGTCAGTTGAATATCTTTTTGGCCCAAAGGTAATTATGCCTTACCGCATCATCTATTGCATGCTTCTCCCTGTCGGAGCGACCATAGAGCTAAGTACAGTTTGGACCATATCGGATATTTTCAATGCGCTAATGGCCTGGCCGAATCTGATCGGCCTTATTCTACTAAGTGGGGTAATACTGAGAACGACGAAGGAATATTTTGCAGATCCCAAAAGGGTTAAACCGGTAAGGTAA
- the truA gene encoding tRNA pseudouridine(38-40) synthase TruA, which produces MRNIKLILEYDGTAYHGWQVQKNARSIQSIVEKALFTLLREKVKAIASGRTDAGVHAMNQPVSFKTGSAMETRRLLRGLNGILPKDIVVKSVEEISSDFDARRSSKKKTYRYVILNREAPSALDRERCWHIRPSLDLEVMEKGAKMLLGKHDFSSFRASGCGAEHAVRRVLNVAFEEKGEGCIHFEITAYAFLKQMVRNIVGTLVALGLGKMTIEEFSRLLEAKDRTKAGATAPPQGLFLIKVEY; this is translated from the coding sequence TTGCGAAACATAAAACTTATCCTGGAATATGACGGTACCGCCTATCACGGCTGGCAGGTACAGAAGAATGCCCGATCCATACAGTCAATTGTCGAAAAGGCGCTTTTTACCCTGTTAAGGGAAAAGGTAAAGGCTATTGCATCAGGCAGGACAGATGCCGGTGTCCATGCCATGAACCAGCCTGTCAGTTTCAAGACGGGCAGCGCCATGGAAACAAGACGCTTGCTGAGGGGATTGAATGGCATCCTGCCTAAGGATATTGTCGTAAAATCGGTGGAAGAGATTTCATCTGATTTTGATGCGCGAAGAAGTTCAAAGAAAAAGACCTACCGCTATGTGATCCTCAATCGTGAAGCGCCCTCGGCGCTCGACAGGGAGAGATGTTGGCATATAAGGCCGTCGCTCGATCTTGAAGTCATGGAAAAAGGGGCGAAGATGTTGCTTGGTAAACATGATTTTTCCTCCTTCAGGGCCTCCGGATGTGGGGCGGAGCATGCCGTCAGGCGGGTGCTGAATGTTGCCTTTGAGGAAAAAGGGGAGGGTTGCATTCATTTCGAGATTACGGCCTATGCCTTTCTCAAGCAGATGGTTCGTAATATTGTGGGCACACTCGTTGCTCTCGGTCTCGGCAAGATGACCATTGAAGAGTTCAGCCGATTACTGGAGGCAAAAGACAGGACAAAGGCGGGAGCGACTGCGCCACCGCAGGGGCTCTTTTTGATTAAGGTTGAATATTGA
- a CDS encoding MEDS domain-containing protein: MCNSHEKVPMGFTREAFPAGTHMCLIYNSESERKKLIGKFLESGILSGEKVGYFADMMTPAEVRDWLIAMDIVLPKGGNSEQFAIRDAENTYCPEGTFIPQRMLDNLKKYYKQALDEGYGGARVSGEMSWALKDIPGSERLMEYEALVNDVLKSHPVTAICQYDANKFDGATILDVLNVHPMMIVHGQIVQNPYYMKPQDFLNEYSGR, encoded by the coding sequence ATGTGCAATAGTCATGAGAAAGTCCCAATGGGTTTTACAAGGGAGGCCTTCCCTGCCGGTACTCATATGTGTTTAATTTACAATAGTGAGTCAGAGCGTAAAAAGCTTATCGGCAAATTCCTGGAGAGCGGCATTTTATCAGGTGAAAAAGTCGGCTACTTTGCCGACATGATGACTCCTGCAGAAGTGCGGGATTGGCTGATAGCCATGGATATAGTTCTTCCAAAGGGGGGAAATTCGGAACAGTTCGCTATTAGGGATGCAGAAAACACCTACTGCCCGGAAGGCACTTTTATTCCGCAACGAATGCTTGACAATCTGAAGAAGTATTATAAACAGGCCCTCGATGAAGGCTACGGCGGCGCCCGTGTGAGCGGTGAAATGTCATGGGCATTGAAAGACATTCCAGGCTCTGAACGTCTCATGGAATATGAAGCGCTCGTTAATGATGTGCTCAAGTCTCATCCCGTTACCGCTATATGCCAGTACGATGCAAACAAGTTTGACGGTGCCACAATCCTCGATGTCCTTAACGTTCATCCTATGATGATCGTTCATGGTCAGATAGTGCAGAATCCCTACTACATGAAACCTCAGGATTTTCTTAATGAGTATAGCGGCAGATGA
- the cysZ gene encoding sulfate transporter CysZ → MDKPRSTPGILQGFFYPYKGFMFIIRNPGLLSYVAIPAVINTLLYSLFLWYTSTRIHRWIESLIYRGEEWYWAILFYLAMIVAALLILVLVVYTFTIAGSLILSPFNDLLSEKVDTLYSGGTAHEPFRLKGIFKDMARSVKAELGRIAIYLSGLALLLALNLFPPIGTAIYGVAITLFTMYFIGWEYFDYSLERNKFPFRKKLKFNIRNGLTLITFGAGAALALMVPVLNLAAIPVCVTGATLLFCDLKNRREDKS, encoded by the coding sequence ATGGACAAACCACGATCAACACCAGGCATATTACAGGGATTCTTCTACCCTTATAAAGGGTTCATGTTCATTATCCGTAATCCCGGACTACTTTCTTATGTGGCCATCCCGGCAGTCATCAACACACTGCTATATTCTCTCTTTCTCTGGTATACATCAACAAGAATTCACCGTTGGATTGAATCATTAATCTACAGGGGTGAAGAATGGTACTGGGCTATACTTTTTTATCTTGCCATGATCGTTGCAGCCCTGCTGATTCTGGTACTTGTCGTTTATACTTTTACTATCGCAGGGAGCCTCATTCTCTCACCCTTTAATGATCTTCTTTCGGAAAAGGTGGACACCCTTTACTCGGGTGGCACTGCCCATGAGCCATTTCGCCTGAAAGGGATATTCAAGGATATGGCACGGTCCGTCAAAGCGGAACTGGGTCGCATAGCCATCTATCTGTCCGGCCTGGCCCTGCTGCTTGCCCTCAACCTCTTTCCTCCCATAGGGACGGCAATTTACGGCGTAGCGATCACCCTTTTCACTATGTACTTCATCGGTTGGGAATATTTTGACTATTCTCTTGAGCGTAACAAGTTTCCCTTCAGGAAAAAGCTGAAATTTAACATACGCAACGGTCTGACACTCATTACCTTTGGCGCAGGCGCCGCACTTGCCCTCATGGTTCCTGTGCTTAACCTGGCGGCCATACCTGTCTGTGTGACAGGGGCAACACTGCTTTTTTGTGACCTTAAAAACAGACGGGAAGATAAATCCTGA